The following proteins are encoded in a genomic region of Cherax quadricarinatus isolate ZL_2023a chromosome 5, ASM3850222v1, whole genome shotgun sequence:
- the LOC128685015 gene encoding uncharacterized protein, whose amino-acid sequence MTVKSGSVRGWSQGNGYKTRARSAAIGAHIVVYKKLALHRAPHHLQPPHRPRHHIIMVAWTSLVMLSAFAVSALSLPRPDESEYKIPQVGTGRRSQYSVLHKDGTYKYGYDTGEGAFESARSPTVGQVEGNFGYSDPEGKNVQLQYEAGVGGFQPKGAHIPAPHPDFALAHAQARARPPFVDPLADPKADASYGFDFAGEGQARNEQSDADGNVRGSYTYTDEQGRTRTYKYTAGRGTGFVVEGDDLPQSPADPASTPAATRLSSAAAAAAAARVPSPSLRTAATASIVSQTSVPSTSFRASAASRLPSTPFSAGLASPTGPVSFQRSGARSDASYSFSYDAGDHSRSESADADLNVDGKFSFVADDGVRRSVVYEAGSDTGFLASGDHLPQSPTGPPSTSSVSLRTTASFRSPSAPTAPGSPAAPGRPAFTPSQTPYTAPAGRLSPSTYQQTRPFESANTRSQLSPDGSYSFAYETSSHSRAESGDRDNNVDGKFDFVADDGQRRGIKYEAGSDTGFIAEGAHIPVGPEVPGAPSGQPTGRIVPVQEVPFIDPLADSKSDASYSFGFDSEQYSRSESADADGNVRGTYTVVDDDGTRRTHRFRAGEGIGVETEEVSVSRGAPPSRLPSPATFRSSEYPGQAAPSSISATLTPALTKAALGTSPSASLSSLSPTTRSDATGFQLRQYDASENRGKYGYVLTFDS is encoded by the exons ATGACGGTGAAATCCGGATCAGTTAGAGGCTGGTCACAAGGTAACGGGTATAAGACTAGAGCAAGGTCGGCTGCCATCGGGGCTCACATTGTGGTATATAAGAAGCTGGCGCTGCATAGagcaccacaccacctccaaccACCACACCGTCCACGTCACCACATCATCATGGTTGCCTGGACTAGCTTG GTAATGTTGTCCGCTTTTGCGGTTAGCGCACTGAGTTTGCCTCGACCAGATGAAAGCGAATACAAAATTCCTCAAGTGGGCACTGGAAGACGCTCCCAATATTCTGTTCTACATAAGGATGGAACCTACAAGTACGGCTACGATACTGGCGAGGGAGCTTTCGAGAGTGCCCGCTCACCCACAGTAGGTCAGGTAGAAGGCAACTTCGGCTACAGTGACCCTGAGGGTAAAAATGTTCAACTCCAATATGAAGCTGGAGTGGGCGGCTTCCAGCCCAAGGGTGCCCATATACCTGCCCCACACCCTGACTTTGCCCTTGCCCATGCACAGGCTCGTGCTCGCCCACCCTTCGTAGACCCCCTCGCCGACCCAAAAGCTGATGCTTCATATGGATTCGACTTTGCTGGTGAAGGACAGGCACGCAATGAACAAAGTGATGCGGACGGTAACGTGCGTGGCTCTTACACTTACACAGATGAACAAGGTCGTACACGAACCTATAAATACACTGCTGGTCGAGGCACAGGATTTGTTGTCGAGGGCGATGAtcttccacagtcacctgcaGATCCAGCTTCTACTCCAGCTGCAACACGActctcatctgctgctgctgctgctgctgctgctagagtTCCATCCCCCTCACTACGTACTGCTGCAACGGCATCTATAGTTTCACAAACTTCAGTACCATCTACTTCTTTCCGAGCATCTGCAGCATCACGCCTGCCATCAACTCCATTCTCAGCTGGTTTAGCCTCTCCAACAGGACCTGTTTCATTCCAGAGAAGCGGAGCAAGATCAGATGCATCatattcattttcttatgatgCTGGTGACCACTCACGTTCTGAATCTGCTGATGCTGACCTCAATGTCGATGGGAAATTCTCCTTCGTAGCCGACGATGGCGTCAGACGCAGCGTTGTTTATGAAGCTGGAAGTGACACTGGGTTCCTGGCTTCTGGGGATCATCTTCCTCAGTCACCCACCGGCCCTCCGAGTACTTCATCTGTCTCTTTAAGAACAACAGCATCTTTTCGTAGTCCATCAGCACCTACGGCTCCTGGCTCACCTGCTGCCCCTGGTCGTCCTGCCTTCACACCCTCACAAACTCCGTACACCGCTCCAGCGGGACGTCTCTCTCCCTCTACTTATCAACAAACTCGCCCATTCGAATCTGCCAATACTCGCAGTCAATTGTCTCCTGATGGTAGTTACTCCTTCGCCTACGAGACCTCCAGTCACTCACGAGCAGAATCTGGTGACAGAGACAACAATGTGGATGGAAAGTTCGACTTTGTTGCTGATGATGGACAACGTCGAGGTATCAAATACGAGGCAGGATCCGATACAGGATTTATCGCTGAAGGAGCTCACATTCCTGTAGGACCCGAAGTCCCTGGAGCACCCTCTGGACAACCTACTGGAAGAATTGTTCCTGTACAAGAAGTTCCTTTCATCGACCCTCTAGCTGATTCCAAATCTGATGCATCCTATAGCTTTGGCTTCGATTCTGAGCAGTATTCACGGTCGGAGAGTGCTGACGCTGACGGTAATGTCCGCGGCACCTACACAGTGGTGGACGATGACGGCACTCGCCGTACTCACCGATTCCGAGCAGGTGAAGGAATTGGCGTTGAAACTGAGGAAGTATCAGTTTCTCGCGGTGCCCCTCCATCTCGCCTGCCATCACCTGCTACTTTCCGCAGCTCAGAGTATCCAGGCCAGGCCGCACCATCCTCTATTAGTGCCACTCTGACTCCTGCCTTGACCAAAGCTGCCTTAGGCACCTCTCCCTCAGCTTCCCTCTCATCATTGTCACCAACAACCAGGTCAGATGCCACCGGCTTTCAGCTCCGTCAGTACGACGCTTCTGAAAATCGCGGCAAATATGGTTACGTTCTAACATTTGACAGTTAG